A window of the Desulfobacula toluolica Tol2 genome harbors these coding sequences:
- a CDS encoding CHASE3 domain-containing protein, with product MFKNITVGKKITAEFGLIFFLLLIVGFEGYWGLKNSSDGFMGYREMARHTNLAGRLQTNMLISRMNVKNYLTSGSDEALKAFNERWEKLIGFQAEVQKEIQDPKRAALINEIESVLVDYRKGFDQVIKYKEQRVPSASLRDLVFLE from the coding sequence ATGTTTAAAAATATAACAGTAGGAAAAAAAATTACAGCTGAATTTGGCCTTATCTTTTTTCTGCTTTTGATTGTAGGTTTTGAAGGCTATTGGGGGCTTAAGAACTCTTCAGACGGCTTTATGGGATATAGGGAGATGGCAAGACATACCAATCTTGCCGGACGCCTGCAGACAAATATGCTGATATCCCGTATGAATGTTAAAAATTATTTGACTTCAGGCAGCGATGAAGCACTTAAGGCATTTAATGAACGTTGGGAAAAATTGATAGGATTCCAGGCCGAGGTTCAAAAGGAAATTCAGGATCCCAAACGAGCCGCGTTGATTAATGAGATTGAAAGCGTTCTGGTTGACTATCGTAAAGGATTTGATCAAGTTATTAAATATAAAGAACAACGTGTCCCTTCGGCAAGCCTGCGTGATTTAGTTTTTTTAGAGTGA
- the tnpB gene encoding IS66 family insertion sequence element accessory protein TnpB (TnpB, as the term is used for proteins encoded by IS66 family insertion elements, is considered an accessory protein, since TnpC, encoded by a neighboring gene, is a DDE family transposase.): MIQITPHMKILLSVEPVDFRKGIDGMAALCRKVLKSDPFSGCLFVFLNRRRTAIKILSYDGQGFWLCQKRLSKGRFNWWPTKGQGVDKPLDAHELQMLIWNGDPFHTQAAPMWRKIPA, encoded by the coding sequence ATGATTCAGATCACTCCCCACATGAAGATTCTTTTATCTGTAGAGCCTGTTGATTTTCGGAAAGGCATAGATGGAATGGCTGCATTGTGCCGAAAGGTTCTAAAATCAGATCCTTTTTCAGGCTGTCTGTTCGTCTTTCTCAACCGCCGCAGGACTGCCATAAAAATATTAAGCTACGATGGCCAGGGGTTTTGGCTCTGCCAGAAACGATTGTCCAAAGGCAGATTTAACTGGTGGCCAACAAAGGGCCAAGGCGTTGACAAACCCCTGGATGCCCATGAACTGCAAATGTTGATCTGGAACGGTGACCCTTTTCATACCCAGGCAGCACCCATGTGGAGAAAAATTCCGGCATAA
- a CDS encoding universal stress protein: MASKVKKMIFATDLSMGARYAFKHAVDIAVHLNAVITVLHVIENIPNELEFVDLIGEKKWKELRKKRYQDARDVLIDKKTERRLIEKTLKQLCTNMQNESAMPSELVEIEVKYGDTAKLIIDQVENGNCDMIVLAYHYRNLIKEVLPGQVTRKVLKHAKIPILLIPISHAG, encoded by the coding sequence ATGGCTTCAAAAGTTAAAAAAATGATTTTTGCAACGGATCTATCGATGGGAGCACGTTACGCTTTCAAACATGCAGTGGACATTGCCGTTCATCTGAATGCCGTAATCACCGTTCTGCATGTTATTGAGAATATTCCGAACGAATTAGAATTTGTAGATCTTATTGGTGAAAAAAAATGGAAAGAATTAAGGAAAAAGCGCTACCAGGATGCTAGAGATGTTTTAATTGACAAAAAAACAGAAAGAAGATTAATTGAAAAAACCTTAAAACAATTGTGTACCAACATGCAGAACGAATCCGCTATGCCCTCGGAACTAGTTGAAATTGAAGTGAAGTATGGCGATACAGCGAAGCTAATTATCGATCAAGTGGAAAATGGTAATTGTGATATGATAGTTCTGGCTTATCATTATCGAAATTTAATCAAAGAAGTTTTACCTGGTCAAGTTACAAGGAAAGTGTTGAAACATGCTAAAATACCAATTTTACTAATACCTATTTCTCATGCTGGATAA
- a CDS encoding DUF4338 domain-containing protein, producing MENNIILTYRGKSVTKEDIAFINNLVANHPNASRYALSKELCKAWNWVQANGNLRDMVARGFMLKLHREGHITLPPPRCKIKNPFVNRTPPPEIEMDQTLVKTDLSRIKPLEIRQVKKTDQEKIFNSLIQHHHYLGYCHPVGEQLKYMVYAQNRPIACFSWSSAPRHIGARDKYIGWNKEDRVKGLQYIAYNSRFLILPWIRVPHLASHLLGLMAKNISRDWEKIYNHPLYFLETFVDTERFLGTCYKAGNWIYLGDTTGRGKNEKKHVKTRSIKAIWGYPLTRDFRSRMIGA from the coding sequence ATGGAGAATAACATCATACTCACATACCGTGGCAAGAGCGTAACAAAAGAAGATATTGCCTTTATAAATAACCTGGTGGCAAATCATCCCAATGCCAGCCGCTACGCCCTGTCAAAGGAGTTGTGCAAGGCATGGAACTGGGTTCAGGCCAATGGCAATCTCAGAGACATGGTGGCCAGGGGGTTTATGCTTAAGCTCCACAGGGAAGGGCATATCACCCTTCCGCCCCCAAGGTGCAAAATCAAGAACCCGTTTGTAAACAGAACCCCGCCCCCAGAGATAGAGATGGATCAGACCCTGGTTAAGACCGATCTGTCCAGAATAAAGCCCCTGGAGATACGGCAGGTTAAAAAAACAGACCAGGAAAAAATTTTCAACAGCCTGATCCAGCACCACCATTACCTGGGATATTGTCATCCCGTGGGTGAACAGCTCAAATATATGGTGTATGCCCAAAACAGGCCCATCGCTTGTTTTTCATGGTCGTCGGCACCCCGTCATATCGGTGCCAGGGACAAATATATCGGCTGGAACAAGGAGGATCGGGTAAAAGGCCTTCAATATATAGCGTACAACAGCCGATTTCTTATTCTGCCCTGGATCAGGGTTCCCCACCTGGCCTCTCATCTTCTGGGGCTTATGGCAAAAAATATTTCCAGGGACTGGGAGAAGATTTATAATCATCCACTCTATTTCCTTGAAACCTTTGTGGACACGGAACGGTTTTTGGGTACCTGTTATAAGGCCGGCAACTGGATCTATCTTGGCGATACAACCGGGCGGGGAAAGAATGAAAAAAAACATGTAAAAACCCGATCCATCAAGGCGATCTGGGGGTATCCCCTGACCCGGGATTTTCGAAGCAGGATGATTGGCGCATAG
- a CDS encoding UbiX family flavin prenyltransferase, whose protein sequence is MKKRIVIGLAGASGIIYGVKMLEYLREMDYETHLIISEAGKLNIRIETDYKPEDVAAMADFTYDHKNVAAAPASGSFLTEGMVVVPCTVKTLSGIANSYTENLLVRAADVSLKEKRKLVLVVRETPLHKGHLRLMSQAADVGAHILPPVPSFYHMPKTIDDIIDQTIGKVFDYMGIQHNLFKRWGENSSRGKIPSRHPQKPVVIGV, encoded by the coding sequence ATGAAAAAAAGAATTGTTATAGGTCTTGCAGGGGCAAGTGGTATTATTTATGGTGTAAAAATGCTTGAATATCTGAGAGAAATGGATTACGAAACTCATCTGATCATTTCTGAAGCTGGAAAACTCAATATCCGGATTGAAACAGATTACAAACCCGAAGATGTAGCAGCCATGGCAGATTTTACATATGACCACAAGAATGTAGCTGCTGCACCAGCGAGCGGTTCTTTTTTGACCGAAGGCATGGTGGTGGTGCCTTGCACGGTAAAAACGCTCTCCGGAATTGCCAATTCCTATACTGAAAATCTTCTGGTTAGAGCAGCGGATGTTTCTCTTAAAGAAAAGCGGAAACTTGTTTTGGTGGTTCGAGAAACTCCACTACATAAGGGGCATTTGAGATTGATGAGCCAAGCGGCTGATGTAGGTGCCCACATTCTTCCCCCTGTCCCATCATTTTATCACATGCCCAAAACTATTGATGATATCATTGATCAAACCATTGGAAAGGTTTTTGATTACATGGGCATCCAACATAATCTTTTCAAACGCTGGGGAGAAAACAGCAGCCGGGGTAAAATTCCCAGTCGCCATCCTCAAAAACCGGTTGTTATAGGAGTCTGA
- a CDS encoding YbhB/YbcL family Raf kinase inhibitor-like protein, giving the protein MFTLKSKVFRDSGKIPEKYAEKNSISPPVYWENIPQGTKSFALAVTDPDLPQEIGFPRVFAHWLIYNIPSSISGLLEGTSPDGELPDGSKELNSDFFTFNIPGYNKGYGGPWPPDSAHRYVFTLYALKEEKIDIPESGDYFDFVNAVLPNTITTAVLIGYYGPAVNPLPKE; this is encoded by the coding sequence ATGTTTACATTAAAATCTAAAGTATTTAGGGACAGTGGTAAAATTCCAGAAAAATATGCTGAAAAGAACAGTATTTCCCCGCCAGTATATTGGGAAAACATCCCACAGGGAACTAAAAGTTTTGCTTTGGCGGTCACTGATCCTGATCTACCACAAGAGATTGGATTTCCAAGAGTTTTTGCCCATTGGCTTATTTATAATATTCCTTCTTCCATTAGCGGATTGCTTGAAGGTACTAGTCCAGATGGAGAATTGCCTGACGGGTCAAAAGAATTGAATAGCGATTTTTTTACCTTTAATATACCAGGATATAATAAGGGATACGGCGGGCCATGGCCACCGGATTCCGCTCATAGATATGTGTTTACGCTTTATGCGCTAAAAGAGGAAAAGATCGATATACCAGAATCGGGAGATTATTTTGATTTTGTAAATGCTGTCCTGCCAAATACAATAACAACTGCCGTTTTGATAGGATACTATGGACCTGCAGTGAATCCGCTGCCAAAAGAATAA
- a CDS encoding TRAP transporter permease, which translates to MNNGIKKFANIIAIFTAIYHIYIGFFGIEKPLAYYSVTVSLFLCLTFLYFPLNSKEKYIGIFDIIPSVLSLLIGVYLCINYDEISIRPTMIGEVSTIEFILGIFAILLVLEATRRTIGMSLVWIAVISLIYCYVGKYIPGMFGHSGFTIKDIVESMYLTLDGIYGKPIAVVATLVIQFILFGAFLESSGAATFFVDISMSLVGRMKGAAGHIGTVAAALFGMMIGSPTATTVAVGSFSIPMMKKTGFSSTFSGAITAVSSTGSALVPPVMGTAVFLMAEITGIPYADICVAAIFPAVLYFLSCTLMIYFEASKKGIEGYKKENLPSFFKTLPISTQYIIPIALLIILLMRGFPPAYAAIVASFFIYLASFLRKKTRITFSKLCDTMVATSKTSIAVMTSCASAGIVVGAIMLTGLGGKFASIVIALSQQNLILALILTMTAALILGMGMPLPVVYILVAVLCGPAIVSLGIPIIAAHLFLVYFACISALTPPVAVASYAASAISGGNPLKTGFAGFKYAIAGFIIPYVMVYNQSILLIGSFKAVLFAVISATIGIFALSAAISKWVFTRLTLVEQLFLFLTGILLIFPGWLTDTIGIGILIPILFINYYKNKTKSISKHIPENV; encoded by the coding sequence ATGAACAATGGAATAAAGAAATTTGCAAATATTATCGCAATATTCACCGCAATATATCACATATATATTGGATTTTTCGGGATAGAAAAGCCTTTGGCTTATTATTCAGTAACAGTTTCTTTATTCCTCTGCCTCACGTTTTTGTATTTTCCATTAAATAGCAAGGAAAAATATATTGGAATCTTCGATATAATTCCATCGGTTCTATCCTTATTGATTGGAGTTTATCTTTGCATTAACTATGATGAAATATCGATTCGTCCTACAATGATAGGAGAAGTTTCAACGATTGAATTTATTCTAGGAATTTTTGCAATTCTACTGGTGCTTGAAGCAACAAGAAGAACCATAGGAATGTCACTCGTATGGATTGCAGTAATTTCTCTTATCTACTGTTATGTAGGGAAATATATCCCGGGCATGTTCGGCCATAGCGGATTCACGATCAAAGATATTGTTGAATCAATGTATCTCACCCTTGATGGAATTTATGGTAAGCCAATAGCCGTAGTGGCAACCCTAGTGATTCAATTTATACTTTTTGGAGCCTTTCTTGAGAGTTCGGGAGCAGCAACTTTTTTCGTAGACATTTCAATGTCTTTAGTTGGACGAATGAAAGGAGCCGCAGGCCATATAGGTACCGTTGCTGCGGCGTTGTTTGGAATGATGATTGGCAGCCCCACAGCAACTACGGTTGCTGTGGGTTCCTTTAGTATTCCCATGATGAAAAAGACAGGTTTCAGTTCAACTTTTTCAGGAGCGATTACTGCCGTTTCCAGTACAGGATCTGCGCTAGTGCCACCTGTTATGGGTACAGCCGTGTTTCTTATGGCAGAAATAACAGGGATTCCATATGCAGATATTTGTGTCGCGGCCATTTTCCCAGCAGTCCTATACTTCTTGTCCTGTACTTTGATGATTTATTTTGAAGCAAGCAAAAAAGGCATTGAAGGGTATAAAAAGGAAAATCTGCCAAGCTTCTTTAAAACGCTTCCTATCAGTACACAATATATAATACCCATTGCTTTGTTGATCATTTTATTAATGCGAGGCTTTCCACCTGCATATGCGGCAATCGTGGCATCTTTTTTTATATATCTGGCAAGTTTCTTACGAAAGAAAACACGAATAACTTTTTCCAAACTTTGTGACACAATGGTCGCAACTTCAAAAACTTCGATTGCTGTTATGACATCTTGTGCATCTGCTGGCATCGTCGTCGGCGCAATAATGTTAACAGGGTTGGGTGGCAAATTTGCCAGTATCGTTATTGCATTATCTCAGCAGAATTTAATATTAGCTCTCATTTTGACAATGACGGCCGCTCTAATTCTTGGTATGGGTATGCCCTTGCCAGTGGTTTATATTCTAGTTGCTGTTTTGTGCGGTCCAGCAATAGTCTCTCTTGGTATTCCTATTATTGCAGCACATCTGTTTCTCGTGTATTTCGCATGCATCTCTGCACTCACACCACCAGTAGCTGTCGCGTCCTATGCAGCATCTGCAATATCAGGAGGCAATCCTCTGAAAACTGGATTTGCGGGATTTAAATATGCTATCGCAGGATTTATCATACCGTATGTAATGGTTTATAATCAGTCCATACTTTTGATAGGGAGTTTTAAAGCCGTATTATTTGCAGTAATTTCTGCTACCATAGGTATTTTTGCGCTTTCTGCAGCAATATCAAAGTGGGTATTTACAAGATTGACGCTCGTAGAGCAGCTATTTCTTTTTTTAACTGGGATTTTGCTTATTTTTCCGGGTTGGTTAACGGATACTATAGGAATTGGCATATTGATTCCGATATTATTTATTAATTATTATAAAAATAAAACAAAATCTATATCCAAACATATTCCTGAAAATGTCTAA
- a CDS encoding TAXI family TRAP transporter solute-binding subunit, with protein MKVNLLKHFFKSSSFLLFMFFMTCCVTIQSTYVFANENPIKLSISGGTAGGAWSAVTEGIAEVLRKKLPAGSTVSTTTGTDATNPLRINKGVSDFAIGVSSTVLSASKGEKPFKKICPNIRAITSLFDEPFQFVILKKTGITSFEDIKVKHFPLKHSPNKNGSFMEILCEAMFKLYGYDYQEIRKWKGNIYYNSYSQSINLLRGGTLYSLSGCSPVPTTKFMELSSTHDITILPLSDEIINSLNNKYRTTKTIIPSSAYKFLDTDIKTVASRNIFMCRADLDESVVYNIVKAIHENINYLETVHIAMKDLNPKFMSDTGGVQLHPGAKKYYREIGAID; from the coding sequence ATGAAAGTCAATCTTTTGAAACATTTTTTTAAATCATCGAGTTTCCTTTTATTTATGTTTTTCATGACATGTTGTGTTACAATTCAATCTACTTATGTTTTCGCAAATGAAAATCCAATAAAATTATCCATCAGTGGGGGAACTGCTGGAGGAGCATGGTCAGCTGTAACAGAAGGTATTGCGGAAGTTCTAAGAAAAAAATTGCCGGCGGGCTCTACAGTTTCTACAACGACCGGTACGGATGCAACAAATCCCTTACGAATAAATAAAGGGGTTTCTGATTTTGCCATCGGAGTATCATCCACTGTCCTGAGTGCTTCTAAAGGTGAAAAGCCTTTTAAAAAAATATGCCCCAACATTAGAGCAATCACCAGCCTCTTCGATGAGCCCTTTCAATTTGTTATTCTTAAAAAAACAGGGATAACAAGCTTTGAAGATATCAAGGTAAAACATTTTCCTCTTAAACATTCTCCAAATAAAAATGGGTCGTTTATGGAAATTTTATGCGAGGCTATGTTCAAACTTTACGGTTATGATTATCAAGAAATCAGGAAGTGGAAAGGCAATATTTATTATAACAGCTACAGTCAATCAATAAATTTGTTAAGAGGAGGCACACTATACTCTTTAAGTGGTTGCAGTCCTGTTCCTACCACAAAATTTATGGAACTATCTAGTACTCATGACATAACCATACTTCCTCTGAGTGACGAGATAATTAATTCATTAAACAACAAATATCGCACTACAAAAACAATTATTCCATCGAGCGCCTATAAATTTCTTGATACGGATATAAAGACGGTTGCTTCAAGAAATATTTTCATGTGCAGAGCCGATCTCGATGAATCAGTTGTCTACAATATTGTTAAGGCGATCCATGAAAATATTAATTATTTGGAAACTGTTCATATCGCAATGAAGGATTTAAATCCGAAATTTATGTCAGATACAGGAGGCGTTCAACTACACCCTGGTGCAAAAAAATATTACAGGGAAATAGGAGCGATAGATTAA